Proteins from one Salmonella bongori NCTC 12419 genomic window:
- the gsiA gene encoding glutathione ABC transporter ATP-binding protein GsiA → MPHSDELDTCDVLSVSGLNVAFHHQVQPIEAVRDLSFHLKRGETLAIVGESGSGKSVTALALMRLLTQADANVHSGEMLLRRRNRQVIELSEQSDAQMQRVRGADIAMIFQEPMTSLNPVFTVGEQIAESIRLHQGASHEEALTEAKRMLDLVRIPESQAILSRYPHQLSGGMRQRVMIAMALSCRPAVLIADEPTTALDVTIQAQILQLIKVLQQEMSMGVIFITHDMGVVAEIADRVLVMYQGEAVETGNVAQVFHAPAHPYTKALLAAVPQLGEMRGYALPRRFPLISADEPAPYDAYIEQNTVMEGEPILQVRGLVTRFPLRSGIFNRITREVHAVENVSFDLWPGETLSLVGESGSGKSTTGRALLRLVASRQGEITFNGQRIDTLPASKLQPLRRDIQCIFQDPYASLDPRQTVGYSILEPLRIHGLGQSDAAAKRVAWLLERVGLRPEHAWRYPHEFSGGQRQRICIARALALNPKVIIADEAVSALDVSVRGQIINLLLDLQREMGIAYLFISHDMAVVERISHRVAVMYLGQIVEMGTRRAVFENPQHPYTRKLMAAVPVADPSRHRPQRILLSDDIPSNIRKRGEETPAVSLQLVGPEHYVARPLQDNALSRL, encoded by the coding sequence GTGCCGCACAGCGATGAACTGGATACCTGCGATGTTCTGTCCGTTAGCGGCCTGAACGTTGCGTTTCACCACCAGGTACAGCCGATAGAGGCTGTGCGTGATTTGTCATTTCACCTGAAGCGTGGCGAAACCCTGGCGATTGTCGGCGAGTCGGGATCGGGAAAATCGGTGACGGCGCTGGCGTTAATGCGACTGCTTACGCAGGCGGATGCGAATGTTCATAGCGGTGAAATGTTGTTGCGTCGGCGCAACCGTCAGGTGATTGAACTGTCTGAACAGAGTGACGCGCAGATGCAGCGCGTGCGCGGCGCAGATATCGCCATGATCTTCCAGGAGCCGATGACCTCGCTCAACCCGGTATTTACCGTTGGCGAGCAGATTGCCGAATCTATTCGCTTGCATCAGGGCGCCAGCCATGAAGAGGCGTTAACGGAAGCGAAACGTATGCTTGACCTGGTACGGATCCCTGAATCGCAGGCGATCTTATCACGTTATCCGCATCAGCTTTCCGGCGGTATGCGCCAGCGGGTCATGATCGCGATGGCGCTATCCTGCCGCCCGGCAGTATTGATTGCCGATGAACCCACCACGGCGCTGGATGTCACGATACAGGCGCAAATTCTGCAACTTATCAAAGTGTTGCAGCAAGAAATGTCGATGGGTGTGATTTTTATCACCCATGACATGGGCGTCGTGGCGGAGATCGCCGATCGCGTACTGGTGATGTATCAGGGCGAAGCCGTGGAAACCGGCAATGTAGCGCAAGTCTTCCATGCGCCAGCGCATCCTTATACCAAAGCGTTGCTGGCCGCCGTCCCCCAGTTGGGCGAGATGCGCGGCTACGCTCTGCCGCGTCGTTTTCCGCTGATTTCCGCCGATGAACCGGCCCCTTATGACGCGTATATTGAACAAAATACGGTGATGGAAGGTGAACCTATTCTTCAGGTCCGGGGGTTGGTGACGCGTTTTCCGCTACGTAGCGGTATTTTTAACCGCATTACGCGCGAAGTTCATGCCGTTGAGAATGTCAGTTTTGATCTCTGGCCCGGCGAAACGCTCTCGCTGGTGGGGGAGTCCGGCAGCGGAAAATCAACGACCGGACGTGCGCTGCTGCGACTGGTTGCATCCCGGCAGGGAGAGATCACCTTTAACGGCCAGCGCATTGACACTCTACCTGCGAGCAAACTCCAGCCGTTGCGCCGCGATATTCAGTGTATTTTCCAGGACCCTTACGCGTCGCTCGATCCGCGCCAGACTGTAGGGTATTCCATTCTGGAGCCGTTACGGATTCACGGTCTGGGACAGAGTGATGCCGCGGCAAAGCGTGTAGCCTGGCTGCTTGAGCGTGTCGGATTACGTCCTGAACATGCCTGGCGTTATCCACATGAGTTTTCTGGCGGTCAGCGTCAGCGTATTTGTATTGCTCGCGCGTTGGCACTGAACCCCAAAGTCATTATTGCTGATGAGGCAGTCTCTGCGCTGGATGTTTCCGTTCGCGGACAGATCATTAATTTACTGCTTGATTTACAGCGGGAGATGGGGATCGCCTACCTGTTTATTTCGCATGATATGGCGGTTGTGGAACGGATCAGCCATCGTGTGGCGGTGATGTACCTTGGTCAAATTGTTGAGATGGGGACACGGCGCGCCGTTTTTGAAAATCCACAGCATCCTTATACGCGTAAATTGATGGCGGCAGTGCCGGTAGCCGATCCCTCCAGACACCGACCGCAGCGCATACTGTTATCAGATGATATACCCAGCAATATTCGTAAACGTGGCGAAGAAACACCCGCCGTTTCATTACAGCTGGTTGGGCCGGAGCATTATGTTGCGCGTCCACTGCAGGATAATGCGCTCTCGCGCTTATAA
- the gsiB gene encoding glutathione ABC transporter substrate-binding protein GsiB has protein sequence MTQFYAHKWLAALGLASSIAAFPALAAKDVVVAVGSNFTTLDPYDANDTLSQAVAKSFYQGLFGLDKDMKIKNVLAEGYTVSVDGLTYTITLRQGVKFQDGADFDAAAVKANLDRASNPHNHLKRYNLYKNIAKTDVVDPATVKITLKQPFSAFINILAHPATVMISPKALEKYGKDIGFHPVGTGPYQLETWNQTDFVKVKKFPGYWQQGLPKLDSITWRPVTDNNTRAAMLQTGEAQFAFPIPYEQAALLAKNKNLELVASPSIMQRYISMNVTQKPFDNPEVREALNYAINRQALVKVAFAGYATPATGVVPPSIAYAQSYKPWPYDPAKARKLLKEAGYPNGFSTTLWSSHNHSTAQKVLQFTQQQLALIGIKARITAMDAGQRAAEVEGKGQEESGVRMFYTGWSASTGEADWALSPLFASQNWPPTQFNTAFYSNQQVDSDLAAALKTHDPQQKTRLYKDAQDIIWKESPWIPLVVEKLVSAHSKNLTGFWIMPDTGFSFDDADLQ, from the coding sequence ATGACGCAATTTTACGCGCATAAATGGCTGGCGGCGCTGGGACTGGCCTCATCCATCGCGGCTTTTCCGGCCCTGGCGGCCAAAGATGTGGTGGTGGCGGTAGGTTCTAATTTCACCACGCTCGATCCGTACGATGCCAACGATACGCTCTCGCAGGCGGTGGCGAAGTCATTTTATCAGGGGCTGTTTGGCCTGGATAAAGACATGAAGATAAAAAATGTGCTGGCGGAAGGCTATACCGTTTCTGTTGACGGCCTGACCTATACCATTACGTTACGGCAGGGGGTGAAATTTCAGGACGGCGCCGATTTTGATGCGGCGGCAGTGAAAGCGAATCTCGATCGCGCCAGCAATCCGCATAATCACCTCAAGCGTTATAACCTGTATAAAAATATCGCGAAAACGGATGTTGTCGATCCGGCAACGGTAAAAATTACTTTGAAACAGCCGTTCTCTGCTTTTATTAATATTCTGGCGCACCCGGCGACAGTGATGATTTCACCGAAGGCGCTGGAAAAATATGGTAAGGATATTGGTTTTCATCCCGTCGGCACCGGGCCTTACCAGCTTGAAACCTGGAATCAGACCGATTTTGTAAAAGTGAAGAAATTCCCCGGTTACTGGCAGCAGGGCCTACCTAAGCTGGACTCTATTACCTGGCGTCCGGTCACCGACAACAATACCCGCGCGGCGATGCTGCAAACCGGCGAAGCGCAGTTTGCATTCCCCATTCCCTATGAGCAGGCCGCATTACTGGCGAAAAATAAAAACCTCGAACTGGTCGCCAGCCCGTCCATTATGCAGCGTTATATCAGTATGAACGTGACGCAGAAGCCGTTTGATAATCCTGAGGTGCGTGAGGCGTTGAATTACGCTATCAATCGTCAGGCGCTGGTCAAAGTTGCCTTTGCCGGGTATGCCACGCCGGCGACGGGGGTAGTGCCGCCGTCGATAGCCTATGCGCAGAGCTATAAGCCATGGCCTTACGATCCGGCTAAAGCGCGCAAATTATTGAAAGAAGCCGGATATCCAAACGGTTTCAGTACCACGCTGTGGTCGTCTCATAACCATAGCACTGCGCAAAAAGTGTTACAGTTTACTCAACAGCAACTGGCGCTGATTGGTATTAAAGCGCGAATAACCGCCATGGATGCCGGACAACGTGCTGCGGAAGTTGAAGGAAAAGGGCAAGAAGAGAGTGGTGTGCGAATGTTCTATACCGGCTGGTCGGCGTCAACGGGCGAAGCGGATTGGGCGTTATCGCCGCTCTTTGCATCGCAAAACTGGCCGCCGACACAGTTTAATACCGCCTTTTACAGCAATCAGCAAGTTGATAGTGATTTGGCGGCGGCGTTAAAGACTCACGATCCGCAGCAGAAAACACGCTTGTACAAAGATGCGCAGGATATTATCTGGAAAGAGTCGCCCTGGATACCACTGGTAGTAGAAAAATTGGTTTCTGCGCATAGCAAAAATTTGACCGGCTTCTGGATTATGCCGGATACCGGTTTCAGCTTTGATGATGCAGATTTGCAATAA
- the gsiC gene encoding glutathione ABC transporter permease GsiC yields MLNYILKRLLGLVPTLLIVAVLVFLFVHLLPGDPARLIAGPEADAQVIDLVRQQLGLDRPLYLQFWHYITHVLQGDFGTSMVSRRPVSEEIASRFLPTLWLTITSMIWAVLFGMALGIVAAVWRNRWPDRVGMTLAVTGISFPAFALGILLMQIFSVELGWLPTVGADSWQHYILPSLTLGAAVASVMARFTRSSFVDVLSEDYMRTARAKGVSETWVVLKHGLRNAMIPVVTMMGLQFGFLLGGSIVVEKVFNWPGLGRLLVDSVEMRDYPVIQAEVLLFSLEFILINLVVDVLYAAINPAIRYK; encoded by the coding sequence ATGCTTAACTATATTCTCAAGCGCCTGCTGGGGTTAGTTCCCACGCTGCTGATTGTAGCGGTGTTGGTGTTTTTATTTGTTCATCTGTTGCCTGGCGACCCGGCGCGGCTGATCGCCGGTCCGGAAGCCGATGCGCAAGTGATCGACCTGGTTCGTCAGCAGCTTGGTCTTGATAGACCGCTTTATCTCCAGTTCTGGCATTACATCACCCATGTTTTGCAGGGGGATTTCGGTACGTCGATGGTTTCCCGTCGCCCGGTTTCTGAAGAGATCGCCAGCCGTTTTCTGCCGACTCTGTGGCTGACAATAACCAGTATGATATGGGCGGTACTGTTTGGCATGGCGCTCGGCATCGTGGCCGCTGTGTGGCGTAATCGCTGGCCTGACCGGGTTGGTATGACGCTTGCCGTAACTGGTATTTCTTTTCCGGCTTTTGCGCTGGGAATACTGTTAATGCAGATTTTTTCCGTTGAGCTGGGTTGGCTGCCGACCGTGGGGGCGGATAGCTGGCAACATTATATTTTGCCCTCCCTGACGCTTGGCGCGGCGGTGGCATCTGTGATGGCGCGTTTTACGCGCTCCTCGTTTGTCGATGTCCTGAGCGAAGACTATATGAGAACCGCGCGGGCGAAAGGCGTAAGTGAAACGTGGGTGGTGTTAAAACATGGCCTGCGCAACGCGATGATCCCGGTGGTCACCATGATGGGACTGCAATTTGGCTTTTTGCTCGGAGGATCGATTGTCGTCGAAAAAGTATTTAACTGGCCAGGTCTGGGACGATTACTGGTGGACTCTGTCGAAATGCGTGACTATCCCGTGATTCAGGCTGAAGTGTTGCTGTTTTCGCTGGAATTTATTCTTATCAACTTAGTGGTGGATGTTCTCTATGCTGCCATTAACCCGGCTATCAGGTATAAGTGA
- the gsiD gene encoding glutathione ABC transporter permease GsiD yields the protein MRLLNWRRQAMLNAMPVVKPEQIRTPWREFWRRFRRQHVALSAGGFVLALILVAIFARWLTPYDAENYFDYDSLNNGPSLQHWFGVDSLGRDIFSRVLVGAQISLAAGVFAVLIGAIIGTVLGLLAGYYEGWWDRLTMRICDVLFAFPGILLAIAVVAVLGSGIANVIVAVAIFSIPAFARLVRGNTLVLKQQTFIESARSIGASDVTILFSHILPGTVSSIVVYFTMRIGTSIISAASLSFLGLGAQPPTPEWGAMLNEARADMVIAPHVALFPAVAIFLTVLAFNLLGDGLRDALDPKVKG from the coding sequence ATGCGATTATTAAACTGGCGCCGCCAGGCGATGTTGAATGCCATGCCTGTGGTAAAACCCGAACAGATACGTACGCCGTGGCGGGAGTTCTGGCGTCGCTTTCGCCGCCAGCATGTGGCGTTGAGCGCCGGAGGATTCGTACTGGCGTTAATTCTGGTGGCGATTTTCGCGCGTTGGCTGACGCCTTACGATGCGGAAAACTATTTTGATTATGACAGCCTGAATAACGGTCCCTCTTTGCAGCACTGGTTTGGCGTTGACTCTCTGGGAAGAGATATCTTTAGTCGGGTTCTCGTGGGGGCGCAGATCTCGCTGGCGGCTGGCGTATTTGCGGTACTTATCGGCGCGATAATCGGCACTGTGTTGGGATTGCTGGCGGGATATTATGAAGGCTGGTGGGATCGTCTCACTATGCGCATTTGCGATGTGTTGTTTGCTTTCCCGGGCATTCTGTTGGCGATTGCCGTCGTCGCGGTGCTGGGCAGTGGTATCGCCAATGTAATCGTGGCGGTGGCGATTTTTTCTATTCCGGCGTTTGCCCGTCTGGTGCGCGGAAATACCCTGGTCTTAAAACAGCAGACCTTTATTGAGTCTGCGCGCAGTATCGGCGCCAGTGACGTGACGATTTTGTTTAGCCATATCTTGCCGGGGACGGTTTCGTCAATCGTCGTTTACTTTACGATGCGTATCGGTACATCGATCATTTCCGCCGCCAGTCTGTCGTTTCTCGGATTAGGCGCGCAGCCACCGACGCCGGAGTGGGGAGCGATGCTCAATGAGGCGCGGGCGGATATGGTCATCGCACCACACGTCGCGCTATTCCCGGCGGTAGCGATTTTCCTGACGGTGCTGGCATTTAACCTGTTAGGCGACGGGCTACGCGATGCGCTGGACCCGAAGGTTAAAGGGTAA
- the rimO gene encoding 30S ribosomal protein S12 methylthiotransferase RimO gives MSNVTHQPKIGFVSLGCPKNLVDSERILTELRTEGYDVVPRYDDADMVIVNTCGFIDSAVQESLEAIGEALNENGKVIVTGCLGAKEDQIREVHPKVLEITGPHSYEQVLQHVHHYVPKPKHNPFLSLVPEQGVKLTPRHYAYLKISEGCNHRCTFCIIPSMRGDLVSRPIGDVLSEAKRLVDAGVKEILVISQDTSAYGVDVKHRTGFHNGEPVKTSMVSLCEQLSKLGVWTRLHYVYPYPHVDDVIPLMAEGKILPYLDIPLQHASPRILKLMKRPGSVDRQLARIKQWRAICPELTLRSTFIVGFPGETEDDFQMLLDFLKEARLDRVGCFKYSPVEGAGANDLPDQVPEAVKEERWNRFMQLQQQISAERLQEKVGREILVIVDEVDEEGAIGRSMADAPEIDGAVYLNGETNVKPGDIVRVKVENADEYDLWGSRV, from the coding sequence ATGAGTAATGTAACCCACCAGCCGAAGATCGGCTTCGTTTCCCTGGGCTGTCCGAAAAATCTCGTTGATTCGGAACGTATCCTGACTGAACTGCGCACCGAAGGCTATGACGTTGTACCACGTTATGACGATGCGGATATGGTTATTGTCAATACCTGCGGTTTTATTGACAGTGCGGTACAGGAATCACTGGAAGCCATTGGCGAAGCGCTGAATGAAAACGGTAAGGTGATCGTCACCGGCTGCCTGGGCGCAAAAGAAGATCAGATCCGTGAAGTGCATCCGAAAGTTCTGGAGATCACCGGGCCGCATAGCTATGAGCAGGTTCTGCAGCACGTGCATCATTACGTGCCAAAACCGAAGCACAATCCATTTTTAAGTCTCGTACCGGAACAGGGCGTAAAGCTAACGCCGCGCCATTATGCGTATCTGAAAATTTCCGAGGGCTGTAATCACCGTTGCACATTCTGCATCATTCCGTCGATGCGCGGAGATTTGGTCAGCCGTCCGATTGGCGATGTGTTAAGCGAAGCAAAACGTCTGGTTGACGCCGGAGTCAAAGAGATTCTGGTGATCTCACAGGACACCTCCGCCTACGGCGTGGATGTGAAGCATCGCACCGGTTTCCACAACGGCGAGCCGGTGAAAACCAGTATGGTAAGCCTGTGCGAACAGTTATCAAAACTGGGCGTCTGGACGCGTCTGCATTACGTTTACCCCTACCCGCACGTTGATGATGTGATCCCGCTAATGGCGGAAGGCAAAATCCTGCCCTATCTGGACATTCCGCTGCAACATGCCAGCCCGCGAATTCTTAAATTAATGAAACGTCCAGGCTCCGTTGACCGCCAGTTGGCGCGTATTAAGCAGTGGCGCGCAATCTGCCCGGAGCTAACGCTCCGCTCCACCTTCATTGTCGGCTTCCCCGGTGAAACGGAAGACGATTTCCAGATGCTGCTCGACTTCCTGAAAGAGGCGCGTCTTGATCGTGTGGGCTGCTTCAAGTACAGCCCGGTAGAAGGCGCAGGCGCGAACGATCTCCCGGATCAGGTGCCGGAAGCGGTGAAAGAAGAGCGCTGGAATCGTTTTATGCAACTGCAACAGCAGATCTCCGCTGAACGTTTGCAGGAAAAAGTAGGTCGTGAAATTCTGGTGATCGTCGATGAGGTTGATGAAGAAGGCGCTATTGGGCGCAGCATGGCGGATGCGCCAGAAATTGACGGCGCGGTCTATCTGAACGGCGAAACCAACGTCAAACCTGGCGACATCGTACGCGTGAAGGTAGAAAACGCCGACGAATATGATTTGTGGGGAAGCCGGGTTTAA
- the bssR gene encoding biofilm formation regulator BssR — protein sequence MVVDRLRTDLLNKLINARIDLAAYLQLRKAKGYMSVSESDTLRDNFFELNRELHDQSLRQRLHLDQEEWNALRRAEGALAAAAVCLMSGHHDCPAFIAVNADKLENCLTTLTLSIQSLKAHSPLIQV from the coding sequence ATGGTCGTTGACAGACTGAGAACCGATCTTCTCAACAAGCTGATAAACGCGCGTATCGATCTGGCCGCTTATCTGCAACTGCGAAAAGCGAAGGGGTATATGTCAGTCAGCGAAAGTGACACTCTGCGTGATAATTTTTTTGAACTGAACCGCGAACTCCACGATCAATCTCTACGGCAGAGACTGCATCTTGATCAGGAAGAGTGGAATGCGCTGCGCCGCGCTGAAGGTGCGCTCGCTGCCGCCGCGGTGTGTTTAATGAGCGGACACCATGATTGTCCGGCCTTTATTGCCGTCAACGCAGATAAACTTGAAAACTGTCTGACAACTTTGACACTGAGCATTCAGAGTCTGAAAGCACATTCACCCCTTATACAGGTCTGA
- a CDS encoding PQQ-dependent sugar dehydrogenase: MRRILLAIVSLSLFSSWSNAELAPVNVEVLQTRLDHPWSLAFLPDNRGMLITLKGGQLRHWQAGQGLSDPLAGVPNVWASGQGGLLDVVLAPDFAQSRRVWLSYTEVDSEGKAGTAVGFGRLSDDLRRLEHFRTVFRQMPKLSTGNHFGGRMAFDANGDLFIALGENNQRSTAQDLDKLQGKLVRLTGQGEIPPDNPFVHQAGARAEIWAYGIRNPQGLAINPWSGALWLHEHGPRGGDEINIPEKGKNYGWPLATWGVNYSGLKVPEAKGEIVEGTEQPVYYWKDSPAISGMAFYTSDVFAPWRHTLFIGALKDKEVIVMRVDGNTVTEEGRLLGDRKQRIRDVRVGPDGYLYVLTDESDGQLLKVSPAATR; this comes from the coding sequence ATGCGTCGAATACTTCTCGCGATAGTTTCATTATCCCTTTTCTCTTCGTGGTCTAATGCGGAGCTTGCGCCGGTGAATGTTGAGGTACTGCAAACCCGACTTGATCATCCGTGGTCGCTGGCTTTTTTGCCCGATAACCGTGGAATGCTGATTACCCTGAAAGGGGGGCAACTACGTCACTGGCAGGCTGGACAGGGCCTTTCCGATCCGCTGGCTGGCGTACCGAACGTGTGGGCTAGTGGGCAGGGAGGTTTACTGGACGTCGTGCTGGCACCTGACTTTGCCCAGTCGCGCCGCGTCTGGCTGAGCTATACCGAAGTCGACAGCGAGGGAAAAGCCGGCACGGCAGTCGGCTTTGGGCGGCTGAGCGATGATCTCCGGCGTCTGGAGCATTTCCGTACCGTGTTTCGCCAGATGCCGAAACTCTCCACTGGCAACCATTTCGGCGGACGTATGGCATTCGACGCGAACGGAGATCTTTTTATTGCCCTGGGTGAAAATAACCAACGCTCTACTGCACAGGATTTGGATAAGTTACAGGGCAAGCTGGTACGGTTGACCGGGCAAGGCGAAATCCCGCCGGATAATCCATTTGTTCATCAGGCGGGGGCGCGTGCGGAAATCTGGGCTTACGGTATTCGTAATCCACAGGGACTGGCAATCAATCCCTGGAGCGGTGCGTTATGGCTGCATGAACACGGTCCGCGCGGCGGCGACGAAATTAATATTCCGGAAAAAGGCAAAAATTACGGCTGGCCGCTGGCCACATGGGGCGTCAATTATAGCGGTTTGAAAGTGCCGGAAGCCAAAGGCGAAATTGTCGAGGGGACTGAGCAACCGGTTTACTACTGGAAGGATTCTCCCGCGATAAGCGGGATGGCTTTTTATACCAGTGATGTTTTTGCACCGTGGCGGCACACACTGTTTATCGGCGCGCTAAAAGATAAAGAGGTCATTGTGATGCGCGTCGATGGCAATACGGTGACGGAAGAAGGCCGTCTTCTGGGCGACAGAAAACAGCGCATCCGTGATGTGCGTGTCGGACCTGACGGCTACTTATATGTATTGACCGATGAGTCCGACGGGCAGTTACTCAAGGTCAGTCCTGCAGCCACGCGTTAG
- a CDS encoding glutathione S-transferase family protein produces the protein MITLWGRNNSTNVKKVLWTLEELELPYDQILAGGKFGVNQDADYLAMNPNGLVPLLKDDETNLLLWESNTIVRYLAAQYGQNRLWVDSPARRAEGEKWMDWANQTLSPAHRVILMGLVRTPPEKRDRAAIEAGIEKCDSLFALLDEALARQPWFSGENFGTGDIAIAPFVYNLLNVGLKWTPRPNLERWYQQLTERPAFRKVVMIPVT, from the coding sequence ATGATTACGCTGTGGGGCCGGAACAACTCGACTAACGTTAAAAAAGTGTTGTGGACGCTTGAGGAGCTTGAACTGCCATATGATCAAATTCTGGCAGGCGGGAAGTTCGGGGTTAATCAGGATGCCGACTATCTGGCAATGAATCCCAATGGCCTGGTACCGCTACTTAAAGATGATGAAACCAACCTGTTATTGTGGGAATCGAATACCATTGTCCGTTATCTGGCGGCGCAATACGGCCAAAATCGGTTATGGGTCGATAGTCCGGCGCGCCGTGCGGAAGGCGAAAAATGGATGGACTGGGCAAACCAAACGTTAAGCCCGGCGCACCGTGTCATCCTGATGGGATTAGTCAGAACCCCGCCGGAAAAACGCGATCGGGCGGCAATTGAGGCGGGTATCGAAAAGTGCGATAGCCTGTTTGCGCTTCTTGATGAGGCTCTGGCCCGGCAGCCATGGTTCTCGGGGGAGAATTTCGGCACTGGCGATATCGCTATTGCGCCTTTCGTCTATAACCTGTTGAACGTGGGTCTGAAATGGACGCCACGCCCGAATCTGGAGCGCTGGTATCAACAGCTCACCGAGCGCCCTGCTTTTCGCAAAGTGGTGATGATCCCGGTGACCTAA
- the dacC gene encoding serine-type D-Ala-D-Ala carboxypeptidase, with the protein MTQYASSLRSLAAGSLLLFLFASPVKAEEQTIAPPGVDARAWILMDYASGKVLAEGNADEKLDPASLTKIMTSYVVGQALKAGKIKLTDMVTVGKDAWATGNPALRGSSVMFLKPGDQVSVADLNKGIIIQSGNDACIALADYVAGSKESFIGLMNAYAKRLGLTNTTFQTVHGLDAPGQFSTARDMALLGKALIHDVPDEYAIHKEKEFTFNNIRQPNRNRLLWSTNLHVDGMKTGTTAGAGYNLVASATQGDMRLISVVLGAKTDRIRFNESEKLLTWGFRFFETVTPIKPDATFVTQRVWFGDKREVNLGAGDAGSVTIPRGQLKNLKASFTLNEPQLTAPLKKGQVVGTIDFQLNGKSIEQRPLLVMENVDEGGFFSRMWDFVLMKFHQWFGSWFS; encoded by the coding sequence ATGACGCAATACGCTTCTTCCCTTCGTAGCCTCGCTGCAGGTTCGCTTCTCTTATTCCTTTTCGCGTCGCCTGTAAAGGCGGAGGAGCAAACGATCGCGCCGCCGGGCGTTGACGCGCGTGCCTGGATCTTAATGGATTACGCCAGTGGTAAAGTGCTGGCGGAAGGCAACGCCGATGAAAAACTCGATCCTGCTAGCTTGACAAAAATTATGACCAGCTACGTTGTCGGTCAGGCGTTAAAGGCGGGGAAAATCAAGCTGACCGATATGGTAACGGTCGGTAAAGATGCCTGGGCGACAGGGAATCCGGCGCTACGAGGTTCGTCAGTGATGTTTCTGAAGCCTGGCGATCAGGTGTCGGTGGCGGACCTTAATAAAGGCATCATCATTCAGTCAGGTAATGATGCCTGTATTGCGCTTGCCGATTATGTCGCCGGAAGCAAGGAGTCCTTTATCGGTCTGATGAACGCCTATGCGAAACGACTGGGGTTAACGAATACAACCTTCCAGACGGTACACGGCCTTGATGCGCCAGGGCAGTTTAGTACCGCGCGTGATATGGCGCTGCTTGGCAAGGCTTTGATCCACGATGTGCCTGACGAGTATGCCATTCATAAAGAGAAAGAGTTTACTTTTAATAATATTCGTCAGCCAAACCGTAACCGACTGTTGTGGAGCACGAATCTGCATGTCGACGGCATGAAAACGGGAACGACGGCAGGGGCCGGGTATAACCTTGTCGCGTCCGCCACCCAGGGCGATATGCGCCTGATCTCGGTCGTGCTGGGGGCGAAAACGGACCGTATTCGTTTTAATGAGTCAGAAAAACTGCTGACCTGGGGTTTCCGCTTCTTTGAAACGGTTACGCCGATTAAACCAGACGCGACGTTCGTGACGCAACGGGTCTGGTTTGGCGATAAACGTGAGGTCAATTTGGGGGCGGGCGATGCGGGGTCTGTGACGATTCCGCGTGGGCAGCTTAAAAACCTCAAGGCCAGCTTTACGTTGAACGAACCACAGCTCACGGCGCCGTTGAAGAAAGGGCAGGTTGTCGGCACTATCGACTTCCAGCTTAACGGGAAATCCATTGAACAGCGCCCGTTACTGGTGATGGAAAATGTCGATGAAGGCGGATTTTTCAGCCGGATGTGGGATTTTGTATTGATGAAGTTCCATCAGTGGTTTGGTAGCTGGTTCTCATAA
- the deoR gene encoding DNA-binding transcriptional repressor DeoR: METRRDERIGQLLQALKRSDKLHLKEAATLLGVSEMTIRRDLNHKSAPVVLLGGYIVLEPRSASHYLLSDQKSRLVEEKRRAAQLAAGLIQAHQTIFIDCGTTTPWIIEAIDDDLPFTAVCYSLNTFLALQEKPHCRAILSGGEFHASNAIFKPLDFHETLNNICPDIAFYSAAGVHTSKGATCFNLEELPVKHWAMTMAQRHVLVVDHSKFGKVRPARMGELSRFDTIISDRRPDDAFVAYAKAQHITLMY; this comes from the coding sequence ATGGAAACGCGACGCGACGAGCGGATTGGTCAATTGCTGCAGGCCTTAAAACGCAGCGATAAACTCCACCTTAAAGAAGCCGCGACCCTGTTGGGCGTCTCTGAAATGACCATCCGTCGCGATCTAAACCATAAAAGTGCGCCCGTCGTGTTGTTGGGTGGCTATATCGTACTGGAACCCCGCAGCGCCAGTCATTATCTGTTAAGCGATCAAAAATCCCGTCTGGTAGAAGAAAAACGCCGCGCCGCGCAGCTGGCCGCAGGCCTGATACAGGCGCATCAGACGATATTTATCGATTGTGGTACCACCACCCCCTGGATTATTGAAGCCATTGATGATGACCTTCCCTTTACGGCGGTATGCTATTCGCTTAATACCTTTCTGGCGCTGCAGGAAAAACCTCATTGCCGTGCTATCCTCAGCGGCGGGGAGTTTCACGCCAGCAACGCGATTTTTAAACCACTTGATTTCCATGAAACGTTAAACAATATTTGCCCGGATATTGCGTTTTATTCCGCCGCCGGCGTTCACACCAGTAAGGGCGCGACCTGCTTTAATCTGGAAGAACTGCCGGTAAAACATTGGGCAATGACGATGGCACAGCGCCATGTACTGGTGGTGGATCACAGTAAATTTGGCAAGGTACGCCCGGCGCGGATGGGGGAATTATCACGCTTTGATACGATTATCAGCGACCGCCGCCCCGATGATGCCTTTGTGGCCTACGCTAAAGCGCAGCACATCACTCTGATGTATTAA